Proteins encoded together in one Oceanobacillus iheyensis HTE831 window:
- a CDS encoding CHY zinc finger protein, with the protein MVKVYGKVVDHQSRCEHYHSKKDIISIKFKCCNAYYPCYKCHQECEDHEIERWPREEFDEKAILCGACQTELTINEYLKMNSCKNCNASFNENCQYHYHLYFNYK; encoded by the coding sequence GTGGTAAAAGTCTATGGAAAGGTTGTCGATCATCAATCTCGGTGTGAACACTATCATTCTAAGAAAGATATTATCAGTATTAAATTTAAATGTTGCAACGCATACTATCCTTGTTACAAGTGTCACCAAGAGTGTGAAGACCATGAAATAGAAAGATGGCCAAGAGAAGAATTTGATGAAAAAGCTATCTTGTGTGGTGCGTGTCAGACCGAATTAACAATAAATGAATACTTGAAAATGAATTCTTGTAAAAATTGTAATGCCTCATTCAACGAAAACTGTCAATACCATTATCATCTTTATTTTAATTATAAATAA
- a CDS encoding MerR family transcriptional regulator: MKTYSISEVANKLNLTVYTLRYYDKEGLLPFVERKDNGTRLFKDADIEALHIIECLKSTGMPIKEIKNFIDWCGEGDATLQQRYDLFVERKANVEAQLEELTKTMAIIDHKCDYYKTALNAGTEDIHKNKKLDIYSAN; encoded by the coding sequence ATGAAAACATATTCTATTAGTGAAGTTGCCAATAAACTGAATCTCACTGTATATACCCTACGTTATTACGACAAGGAAGGCTTATTGCCTTTTGTGGAGAGAAAAGACAATGGAACACGCTTATTTAAAGACGCCGATATTGAAGCTTTACACATTATCGAGTGTCTTAAATCCACTGGAATGCCAATTAAAGAAATTAAAAATTTTATAGATTGGTGTGGAGAAGGCGATGCTACGTTGCAACAAAGGTATGATTTATTTGTAGAAAGAAAAGCAAATGTAGAAGCACAATTAGAAGAATTAACTAAAACAATGGCAATTATCGATCATAAATGCGATTATTATAAGACTGCTTTAAATGCAGGAACAGAAGATATTCATAAAAACAAAAAGTTAGATATTTACTCTGCTAACTAA
- a CDS encoding YfiT family bacillithiol transferase, translating into MNEKYPIGEFQFDGEITNIIINEWINEIEDLPRLLKNTVIDLNNEQLDTSYRSGGWTVRQVIHHLADSHMNAYIRLKLAITEENPVIKPYDEKEWAELYDYNLPIEISLSLIEALHKRWCSLLRDLSPTDMERTFKHPESGSISIGKNIGIYAWHGKHHLAHITSLCKRKDW; encoded by the coding sequence ATGAATGAAAAATATCCAATTGGAGAATTTCAATTTGATGGAGAAATTACAAACATTATTATAAATGAATGGATTAATGAAATTGAAGATTTACCAAGACTATTAAAAAATACTGTAATAGACTTAAATAATGAACAACTTGATACATCTTATCGTTCAGGAGGATGGACTGTTCGACAAGTAATCCATCACCTTGCCGATAGTCATATGAATGCCTACATACGCTTGAAATTAGCTATTACGGAGGAAAATCCTGTGATAAAGCCGTATGACGAAAAAGAGTGGGCAGAATTATATGATTATAACTTACCAATTGAGATTTCCTTATCACTAATTGAAGCATTGCATAAAAGATGGTGTAGTTTATTACGTGATTTAAGTCCTACTGACATGGAAAGAACATTCAAGCATCCCGAATCAGGTAGTATTTCTATAGGTAAAAACATAGGAATTTATGCTTGGCATGGTAAGCACCATCTTGCACATATCACTTCTTTGTGTAAACGAAAAGACTGGTAA
- a CDS encoding tRNA dihydrouridine synthase, with product MIDNFWRDLPRPFFVLAPMEDVTDVVFRHVVTEAARPDVFFTEFTNSESYCHPDGRQSVRGRLTFTEDEQPIVAHIWGDKPEYFRQMSIGMAEMGFKGLDINMGCPVANVAGNGKGSGLINRPEIAAELIQAAKAGGLPVSVKTRLGYTYIDEWKEWLKHVLEQDIVNLSIHLRTRKEMSKVDAHWELIPEIKKLRDEIAPDTLLTINGDIPDRQTGLKLVEEYGVDGVMIGRGVFKNPFAFEKEQKEHSSQEMLDLLRLHLDLHDKYDELESRSFKPLHRFFKIYVKGFRGASELRNQMMNTKSTAEVRALLDNFEIENTIEVDQ from the coding sequence ATGATAGATAATTTTTGGCGTGATTTACCACGTCCGTTTTTTGTACTTGCACCAATGGAAGATGTGACGGATGTTGTTTTCCGTCATGTTGTGACAGAAGCAGCTAGGCCGGATGTGTTTTTTACGGAGTTTACAAATTCAGAGAGCTATTGTCATCCAGATGGTCGCCAAAGTGTACGCGGACGTCTGACATTTACGGAAGATGAGCAACCGATTGTCGCTCATATTTGGGGAGATAAACCAGAATACTTCCGACAAATGAGTATTGGTATGGCTGAAATGGGTTTTAAAGGTCTAGATATTAATATGGGATGCCCTGTAGCAAATGTAGCAGGAAATGGAAAAGGTTCTGGTCTGATTAATCGTCCAGAGATTGCTGCAGAATTAATACAGGCAGCAAAAGCTGGAGGTTTGCCTGTAAGTGTGAAGACAAGGCTTGGTTACACGTATATTGATGAATGGAAAGAATGGCTGAAGCATGTGTTGGAACAAGATATTGTCAATTTATCGATTCATCTTCGTACAAGAAAAGAAATGAGCAAAGTAGACGCTCATTGGGAACTTATTCCGGAGATTAAAAAACTTCGTGATGAAATTGCACCAGATACTCTATTAACGATCAATGGGGATATTCCTGATCGTCAAACGGGTTTGAAACTCGTGGAGGAGTACGGCGTTGATGGAGTAATGATTGGACGAGGTGTGTTTAAGAATCCTTTTGCTTTTGAAAAGGAGCAGAAAGAGCATAGCAGTCAAGAAATGCTTGATCTTTTACGTTTACATTTGGACCTTCATGATAAATATGACGAGTTAGAATCTCGTTCATTTAAACCACTTCATCGTTTCTTCAAGATTTATGTTAAAGGATTTAGGGGTGCAAGTGAATTAAGAAATCAAATGATGAATACAAAATCCACTGCGGAAGTGCGCGCATTACTAGATAACTTTGAGATAGAAAATACGATTGAAGTTGATCAGTAG
- a CDS encoding NAD(P)-dependent alcohol dehydrogenase, with product MYTAKARAVDGPHQPFHATEIKRRNLDSHDVLIEIKYSGICHSDIHTAHGEWGEVNYPLVPGHEIAGVVSDVGPEVTKYKVGDRVGVGCMVDSCGECENCRRGEEQYCHQGNVQTYGGVDKYGEPTQGGYSTHIVVTEDFVLRIPDNIELDVAAPLLCAGITTYSPLNHWNAGPGKKVAVVGMGGLGHMAVKIAHAMGAEVTVLSRTLNKKEDGLEFGAENYYATSEKETFETLAGSFDLIINTVSAKLDMDAYFSLLNLDGSLVNVGAPAEPLSVNVFSLIGHRRSFAGSLIGGIRETQEMLDFCAEHNIVPKIEVISADQIDEAYTRVLDSDVKYRFVIDVSTI from the coding sequence ATGTATACTGCTAAAGCAAGGGCTGTCGATGGGCCACATCAACCATTTCACGCAACGGAAATTAAACGGCGTAATCTTGATTCACATGATGTTTTAATCGAGATTAAGTATTCAGGTATATGCCATTCTGACATTCATACTGCTCATGGTGAGTGGGGAGAAGTAAATTATCCCCTAGTACCAGGACATGAAATTGCTGGGGTAGTATCAGATGTTGGACCTGAAGTTACCAAATATAAGGTTGGTGACCGAGTAGGAGTAGGATGTATGGTTGACTCTTGTGGCGAATGTGAAAATTGCCGCAGAGGAGAAGAACAATACTGTCATCAAGGAAATGTCCAAACTTATGGCGGTGTTGATAAATATGGTGAACCAACTCAAGGCGGATACTCTACTCATATTGTCGTAACAGAAGATTTTGTACTCAGAATTCCTGATAATATCGAATTGGATGTTGCAGCACCGTTACTCTGTGCTGGTATTACAACGTATTCTCCATTAAATCATTGGAATGCTGGTCCAGGAAAGAAAGTAGCTGTTGTTGGTATGGGCGGCCTCGGTCATATGGCTGTTAAGATTGCACATGCTATGGGAGCAGAGGTTACGGTTTTATCCAGAACATTAAATAAAAAAGAAGATGGACTGGAATTCGGAGCAGAAAATTATTATGCTACTAGTGAGAAAGAAACTTTCGAGACACTTGCGGGATCATTTGATTTAATTATTAATACAGTAAGTGCCAAGCTTGATATGGATGCTTACTTTAGTCTTCTAAATCTTGATGGTTCCTTGGTAAATGTCGGAGCACCGGCAGAACCATTGTCCGTTAATGTATTCTCTCTGATTGGACATCGCCGTTCATTTGCTGGTTCTTTAATCGGAGGAATTCGCGAAACTCAGGAAATGCTAGATTTCTGTGCAGAGCATAATATTGTTCCAAAAATTGAAGTGATTTCTGCAGATCAAATTGATGAAGCATATACACGAGTATTAGATTCAGATGTGAAATATCGCTTTGTTATTGATGTCAGCACAATTTAA
- a CDS encoding response regulator transcription factor: protein MSSYRILIVDDEPIIRLGLQQTIPWEKYQIEKVEIACDGLDAIRKIDGLGGIDLVLSDVRMPNMDGLQLASYLHKNHPQTKTMLISGYDEFAYAKKAIQSGVKDYLLKPVDINELESKVNSLVKELEAEQHVKNKTRQKEIRNIIFQQIYHFPEETISVNRYPDIKIYPFISTLKYGKKINQLSEQGLTFFNQQWKDTINQATEMLGFDAESIFVHRNQLLTCLIQPIDSQINPIEVAELITHKHSFSFIWSDSVINVTDLKAKYNQLKTIHNYLPLIREHDVIFSNYQMDRSDMQAYPYEIERELIETLFRRKPLQHNQVEKWITTLFDYFRRHSFLLQEVQDVCNHMLKVIMKEYEALLGEISVKLDCHFLNDVDLFLYNSYSSIQYLFEQDLELIMKKLAHHKLEKADWLIKQAERYINEYFRTTIKVQEVADVINVSSNYFSTLFKQKTGENFNEYVNKLRVEEAKSLLINTPFKVSEISIQVGFQEYKYFVSVFKKFSGLTPTNYRKLTAIE, encoded by the coding sequence ATGTCGTCTTACAGAATATTGATTGTCGATGATGAACCGATAATTCGATTAGGTCTTCAACAAACTATACCTTGGGAGAAATATCAGATAGAAAAGGTCGAGATAGCTTGTGATGGATTGGATGCCATTCGAAAAATAGACGGGTTGGGCGGTATTGACCTTGTGTTATCTGATGTCCGTATGCCGAACATGGATGGATTACAATTAGCATCTTATTTACACAAAAACCATCCACAAACAAAAACGATGTTAATTAGTGGATATGATGAGTTCGCATACGCAAAAAAAGCAATTCAGTCAGGTGTAAAGGATTATTTATTAAAACCGGTGGATATAAATGAATTGGAATCCAAAGTGAATAGCCTTGTAAAAGAACTTGAAGCAGAACAACATGTGAAAAACAAAACTAGACAAAAGGAAATAAGGAATATTATTTTTCAACAGATTTATCATTTCCCAGAGGAAACGATAAGTGTTAATAGATATCCAGATATAAAGATTTATCCATTTATCAGTACGCTAAAATATGGTAAAAAAATTAATCAACTATCTGAACAAGGTCTAACATTCTTTAATCAACAATGGAAGGACACGATAAATCAGGCGACGGAAATGCTTGGATTTGACGCTGAATCGATTTTTGTTCATCGCAATCAATTGCTTACCTGTTTGATACAGCCAATAGATTCTCAAATTAATCCAATTGAGGTAGCTGAATTAATCACTCATAAACATTCTTTTTCTTTTATATGGAGTGATTCAGTTATTAATGTGACGGATTTAAAAGCCAAATATAATCAACTAAAGACTATCCACAACTATTTACCCTTAATTAGAGAACATGATGTTATTTTTTCCAATTATCAAATGGACCGTTCTGATATGCAAGCTTACCCTTACGAAATAGAGAGGGAATTGATAGAAACGTTATTCCGTAGAAAACCATTACAACATAATCAAGTAGAAAAATGGATAACTACTTTATTTGACTATTTTCGAAGACATTCATTTCTACTTCAAGAAGTACAAGACGTGTGCAACCATATGTTAAAGGTGATTATGAAGGAATATGAAGCACTACTTGGTGAAATATCAGTAAAGTTAGATTGTCATTTCTTAAATGATGTGGATCTATTCCTTTATAATTCTTATTCATCAATACAGTATTTATTTGAGCAGGATTTGGAGCTAATTATGAAAAAGCTGGCTCATCATAAGCTGGAAAAAGCGGATTGGCTAATAAAACAGGCGGAGAGATACATCAATGAATATTTTCGCACAACAATAAAAGTTCAAGAAGTTGCGGATGTCATAAATGTATCATCCAATTATTTCAGTACTCTTTTTAAACAGAAAACAGGAGAAAATTTTAATGAATATGTCAATAAATTAAGAGTAGAAGAAGCTAAATCATTGCTTATAAATACCCCTTTCAAAGTAAGTGAAATCTCAATACAAGTAGGCTTTCAAGAATATAAATATTTTGTCAGTGTGTTCAAGAAGTTTTCTGGATTGACTCCAACGAATTACCGAAAATTAACTGCAATTGAATAG
- a CDS encoding ROK family protein, translated as MDRYLAFDIGGTFLKYGVVYEDMTLFETNKLKTPNSLEGLLRAMKEISVLYKGVNGVAVSCPGAVSGEGIIKGSSALHYLHGPNVKRLIEDRLNVPIFMENDAHCAGYAEFWKGAAKGRKDVLVMVLGTGIGGAVFKNAELHKGANLHGGEFGYMLLNSEVQDSNDVWSRVASTKALVRVVAERKNIDVDSLTGEQIFTMAEAGDEVCLQALDRFYHLLAVGIYNLQYIYDPEVILLGGGISAREDLIKKIDEKLDGILAVVDLAKVKPNIEACKFKQNANLFGAVYGWLKEFDCSKVAPI; from the coding sequence ATGGACAGGTATTTAGCATTCGATATTGGTGGAACTTTTTTGAAATATGGTGTGGTATATGAAGATATGACTTTATTTGAAACTAATAAATTGAAGACACCAAACTCATTGGAAGGGTTATTACGTGCTATGAAAGAAATCTCAGTTTTGTATAAGGGAGTGAACGGAGTAGCAGTGAGTTGTCCAGGGGCAGTATCGGGTGAAGGAATCATAAAAGGTTCGAGTGCACTGCATTATTTACATGGACCAAATGTAAAGCGTTTAATAGAAGATCGGCTAAATGTACCTATTTTTATGGAGAATGATGCACATTGTGCAGGATATGCAGAATTTTGGAAAGGGGCTGCAAAAGGCAGGAAAGACGTACTTGTTATGGTGCTTGGAACGGGCATTGGTGGTGCTGTATTTAAAAATGCTGAGTTGCATAAGGGAGCAAATCTGCACGGTGGAGAGTTTGGCTATATGCTTTTGAACTCTGAGGTTCAAGATAGTAATGATGTTTGGAGCAGAGTAGCTTCAACAAAGGCATTAGTAAGAGTGGTCGCGGAACGGAAAAATATTGATGTAGACTCTCTTACCGGTGAACAGATTTTTACCATGGCCGAGGCTGGAGATGAGGTTTGTTTGCAAGCATTAGATAGATTCTATCATCTATTAGCAGTAGGTATTTATAATCTCCAATATATTTATGATCCCGAAGTAATCTTACTTGGTGGAGGTATTAGCGCTAGAGAAGATTTAATTAAAAAAATTGATGAAAAGCTGGACGGAATATTGGCAGTAGTAGATTTAGCGAAAGTCAAACCCAACATAGAAGCTTGCAAATTCAAACAAAATGCTAATTTATTTGGAGCTGTATATGGGTGGTTGAAAGAATTTGATTGTTCAAAGGTAGCTCCTATCTAA
- a CDS encoding glycoside hydrolase family 1 protein yields the protein MENVTIKVPNNFMLGAAVSAWQTEGWIGKRDSQDSYLDIWYKNNKHVWHNGYGPAGATNFYQRYEEDIDYMKEIGLTHFRTSINWSRFLIDYENAIVDEEYAAYVDDVIEKLIQNGVEPMICLEHYEVPAVLFEKYGGWESKHVVELFVQYANKVFERYGDKVKHWFTFNEPIVVQTRVYLDAIRWPFEQSTKKWMQWNYNKVLATAKVVNLFKDLQLKDKNGAKIGVILNPEVTYARSTATHDQQAAKMYDLFFNRIFLDPSIKGEYPKELFDVMKKHGITFDFTEEELNLIKDNTVDYVGLNLYFPHRVKARTAGWNEQTPFHPAYYYEIFELPGKKMNPYRGWEIYPQIMYDMGIRMKEEYDNIEWFIAENGMGVENEKRFKDASNMIQDDYRIEFIREHLKWLLKAVEEGVNCKGYMLWAFTDNVSPMNAFKNRYGLVEIDLEDNRNRHLKKSAYWYKQLIESRKFEAENDENYK from the coding sequence ATGGAAAATGTAACAATAAAGGTGCCGAATAATTTTATGTTAGGGGCAGCTGTTTCAGCGTGGCAGACCGAGGGATGGATTGGAAAAAGGGACTCTCAGGACTCCTATTTGGACATCTGGTATAAAAACAATAAACATGTTTGGCATAATGGTTACGGTCCTGCGGGAGCAACAAATTTCTATCAGCGTTATGAGGAAGACATAGATTATATGAAAGAAATAGGATTAACTCATTTTCGAACATCGATTAACTGGTCACGTTTTTTAATAGATTATGAGAATGCTATTGTTGATGAGGAATATGCAGCTTATGTGGATGATGTTATTGAGAAATTAATACAAAACGGTGTAGAGCCAATGATCTGTCTGGAGCATTATGAGGTTCCGGCTGTTTTATTTGAAAAATATGGAGGCTGGGAATCAAAGCATGTAGTGGAATTATTTGTTCAATATGCTAATAAAGTTTTTGAGAGGTATGGAGACAAGGTAAAGCATTGGTTTACCTTTAATGAACCAATCGTAGTACAGACTCGCGTATATTTAGATGCTATTCGCTGGCCGTTTGAACAAAGCACAAAAAAATGGATGCAGTGGAACTACAACAAAGTGTTGGCGACAGCCAAGGTAGTAAATTTATTCAAAGACTTGCAACTTAAAGATAAAAATGGAGCAAAAATTGGCGTTATCTTAAATCCAGAAGTCACCTATGCACGTTCTACTGCTACACATGATCAACAAGCGGCAAAGATGTATGATTTGTTTTTTAATCGTATATTTCTGGATCCCTCGATTAAAGGAGAATACCCGAAAGAATTATTTGATGTAATGAAGAAACATGGGATTACATTTGATTTTACGGAAGAAGAGTTAAATTTGATTAAGGATAATACGGTAGATTATGTCGGTTTAAATCTATATTTTCCACACCGAGTTAAAGCACGTACAGCTGGGTGGAATGAACAAACCCCATTTCATCCTGCGTATTATTATGAGATATTTGAACTCCCAGGTAAGAAAATGAATCCCTACCGTGGATGGGAAATATATCCACAAATTATGTATGATATGGGAATTCGAATGAAAGAGGAATATGACAATATTGAATGGTTCATTGCGGAAAACGGGATGGGAGTAGAAAACGAGAAGAGATTTAAGGATGCGTCGAATATGATTCAGGATGATTATCGAATTGAATTTATTCGTGAGCATTTAAAATGGCTATTAAAGGCAGTAGAAGAAGGTGTTAATTGTAAAGGGTATATGCTTTGGGCTTTTACCGATAATGTATCACCTATGAATGCTTTTAAAAATAGATATGGATTAGTAGAAATTGATTTGGAGGATAATCGTAATCGTCATCTGAAAAAATCTGCTTACTGGTATAAACAGCTAATAGAATCAAGAAAATTTGAAGCGGAAAATGATGAGAATTACAAATAG